From the Bombus huntii isolate Logan2020A chromosome 4, iyBomHunt1.1, whole genome shotgun sequence genome, the window TTGTTTCTTGACGATCGAACATTAATCCTGCAGGTATTTAtgcaatgaaattaaaaatgaataaaaagtgCAGTTGATCAGTTTGGCTTCTGATAGCTTCAATTTATcgttacaaatatatattataatatgtaattacaAGCTACACGATATAAATTATACGCAATTAaattatagataaataattaatagatcgtgcgttattttatcgtattacgtatcaataaaaataatatacgatTAATTACAGTATTTAAAAGCATTCCAATAATAAACTCATGtataaattatcaataaaaCAAGGTAAATGCATGGATATTAACGTTTAATGTGGCAGATTAACAAAGTCTCCGTGTGATTATTCAACTCCTATCAAGGATTAAACGATCGTGCAGCCACGCAATGAAAGTGGGTTGTGCTCGGTATTCTAATTAGCGAATACGTTGCGATCTCAACTATAGAATATGCGGCAGAAAATCGCTGCACACATGATTATGACGTAAACATTTGCGTCAATGTATTATGAGTGAAAATaacgtaattttatttataccatCAACGCATTTAATATTCTTAGTAATTGTTACGTTAGTTAATGGGCCATAAAAAATGACGATTTTTGATCTTTAAAGTCAACTTTTCGTCGTAATTATGAAGTCAATTTTATGTGAAACAAAGCAGTAATACTtagtatattaaaatatgtaatacagttatataatatataaaattaataaagaaaatattgttaATCGTTGCGTACATTAAGTGAGAAGAAAGATTCTatcgaatataaaaattatgattATAGTACATCATAAAAACATAGTTTAATATATTCAACATTATACCGTGAACTTTTGTTATATatgatgaaattaatatttttagtaatcAGATCTTGCTAGTATTTAGTTGCTAGTATTGTACTTTTCTTACATTTCATTGGATTTAATGTGACAATGAGAATATTATTTGAATTGGTTGCAAAAGGATGATTAATGAGGTGTTATCATAATCTTGCTCGGTAtcatgtatttaaaaaaagaaaccttGTTAATTAAAGCTTCATTAGTCTTCTATtgatacgtataaattcatgtTCCAGGGTGCCTGTTCAGTAAGAGCCTCTGCGATCCCCGAACGGAAACGTGCTACAATGGTAGTTATTGCTtgaacaataaaatatatttgttttgcAATCACTGGCTCTTGATACGAATAACATTCGATTATCCGTTTTAATATTCCAGATCTCGCGTTTGGCAAATGTTTGCCATTATATACTGACCTGAACGATGAAGATTATTATCAGTGAGTATTCACAAATAAGAAGCCTTTTTAGCAACAGAGATTtcaaaggaaaaattaaaagatcgATAGAATTGGAAAACTTTGATCGAACGGATATTTTGTCTTacgttaatttttataaatctatTATAATTTTCCTTATTTGAGACATTTAGAGCAAAAGTAGTCATATTTTTCTGAATTTATCGCAATATACTGTATTGCTCATACAAAAGTGcagaaattcatattttttaattaaaaccaGACAGTATAATAAAATCAGTCGTCGCATTGACAATTCTGTGCTTAcgtttatttcataaattaaaagaatatatgtaaataaaaaagtagaATCTCGGTGAAAAATTGCTTCACCTAGTAcgttatttcatattatatacattttgtGCAATTTTGCACTTTCAGATTTCCTATGAATGTATACAAAAACCACAGTCTGTTAATTTATGTTCATAAAAAAAGACAAGGTTTGGCCAACAGATAGTTGGAACAGtctgtatacatatatttacttGTTTTGTGATAAATAACTTAGAATGTTTCACTTTAGTATAAGAACCATAAGTTCATACTAATATCTTTTACGACAGTAGTAAGTACTTACATTTGCTGTCTGATCATAAACCGACTGTACTACTTATACGATGCTCTAGACAAATAGAATGTGAATTTCTACTTATcgaattgaaataattaacgTTGTGAACATAAACATTTACTTGTAAAGCTCTTCAATTTAGAGGTAGCTAATATTTAttgtctttttcttctttcagaTATAATTTCAACGTTGACGAATTGGAATTGCTAAGAATGCAATTAGAGAGGCTGCAAGTCGATGAATACAAATGGTCTCATCCCTACACCCAGTGTATAATGCAAATGACCTTGTACAATTTACGCTACTGGTACGATTAACGTTGttaatatcaaacgatatttataataagcAATCATTAATACGACAGAAATCTTTGTATTCTTGGAAAAAAGATTTCATAAGAATGTGTATAAAACTTTCAATTGTTAAAAATAGACTGGGTACCTGAGATTAAAGTGGAAACGTCGGAGGAATtgattgaatattttagaagtattatataaatatctacAAAATTTGCGAATgactaaaaaagaaagagaaaaaatgttttagaATAAAGGACAAAGAATCAGCATGCTATTGTCCTATTATATTCTTGAATATTGTTCTATTTAGTATTATCTTTACTattatccttttttttcattttttatatcttataGGGAAAACTACGATCTTCGACTCTGTCAGCATTTAAAGCAACGTACGCATTTCGAAAACAAGAATGAAATCGACCAGGCCAAAGTAAGTTCATTACACCACCATAGCTAGCATGTTTTGTATCGTGACAAAATGAAAAGTTATGTCTTAACTTTGTAATAAAATGAAGAAGTCACGGTAGAATATCCAACTGTGAAAAGTAGATTCGGTAGAATCTTAAAATAACGTCGAAAAGTTATATTAAGTTATATCTAATTATGGGATTCAACCTTATCAAAGTCTTTAAACAAAGATTGTGATaaactatttaaatttaatgtttaaatgaaaaataggATTTTCCAGATCCTTAATTTTGCAATACATATAAtgttagaattttttaaaagaaaaaagtcaAGGTTTCAAAAGTTTAGATCCTCGATTAAATACTACAAactattataaagtatttaaCCTGAGAGGAACTTTTATTTCAAGGTCTAGGTTTTTTGAAGCTTTGGTCTTCTTTCAAAGACTTCGGTAATGAATCAATATCCATATTTTTCTAATGAAAATTTCACGTTCATCTTACACGACACAAAACGTATCTATTAATATCGACAACGCCTGTAGTAAAACTTTACTTTAAACGTTACCTTCACTACGTAACAATGGAACTTTGCTTTTGAAGGTACCCACAATAGCCATAGTAAAATTCACGCCCAACAATGGCAAGTTCAACAGCCAATTTGCCAATGAGCTCTACTACCCTCCTGGCACACAAAATCAGTATTTCCCTGATTCATTCTATAATGACGAATTCTCTCGATCGCCGTACAAAGAACAATTCAGAGAAATCGATTCCCAGTTCTACAAACCGAGGTACAATCCGAATTCTCACAATGATTATGACTCTTCGATGAACGAAAAAGATTATGAAGAAAATTACGACGAAAGTAATTTGCGTAAGAATCCAACGACTTTTGATGGAGTCGTTGAAAGATTGTCTCGAACTAGACGTCAACCTCCCTTGTATAATTTACAAGAATACAACAACAATGCGATGGAATCGTTTGAAAACGCTTTGAAGGAGAGGATATCGAAGAAACTTTCAGAtctagaatttttaattaaagacgAATCTGAAGATTATTCCGATAAAAAGGAAGTTGCGGACGAAGGTCCGAATGTCGAGTATGAGACAGTGTTCTCGGAAAAATACAAACCTAGGAAATTTAGCGAGACACCGGACGAAAATGAGCGTTTTCTGGAAAACGTGAAACACAATTCGAAAGATAATTACGATAGTGATGATTACGACGATGTGAACGATGAAGAGATAGTGCCTCAGAAGGATGGCTCGTCGATGGAAAATGGAATTTATACCGAAGGAGGACTTATACAGGCTGGTGATAAAGCTAATGTTGATACTGAcggtatattattttattattagattgtagatgtttatgcaaatgtATACTTTCATAAATGCAACTAAAGGAATAAGatctaatattataatatgtattacgttttatgtattattatgtATTGTTTTTGCATCTcgaaatttcctataaatgcataaacatccacagcatattataatatatgtacttaGTTTGAGACAGTtgcgagaaaaagaaaatttacaaaaatacttTTCCTACTTTCAGAAAATGCATACAATTTATTTGCCGATGATATAAGTGAACTCCTTCGGAAGCACGGATTAGCTGGCTTTAAACGTGGGGATGTTAAGAAACCAGGACCGCCGTTTTCAACAAATAACTATGCGTTTAAAATTCCATCCCCATCCAGTAAATGTCTTTACTTATGTAAACTGTTACTTGATATTTAAAATCTTGAATCATTATTTCCcgatataaagtaatatcaaatattttgcaGTTTCAGAAAATGAAAATCGTTCTGATTCTATCGAAACTGAGCAAGATGTAAGTCGTCAATCGTgcacaaaattattaattagaaatattaattagaaaatatgaaataaaatattaattagaaaaatattcatttttagaATAATGTATTACTTACCCCAtatgtgaaaaaagaagtaaagCAACAAACAGATTCAAAATCGTACAACGTTGATCTGGATCATGTTTACGttgaatttcagaaaccaTTTCACAGATGGTCGGAAGGTGAACATGTCGTCGAGGAGGTAATAGTCATTTTTCGTAAGCGTactaacttttttttttttaagaatagatgaaataaacgaacaatTTCCAGGTGGAAAAATTATTGGGGCTGTCATCTGGCTCTTTAAAAGATATTCGTGTTGGCCGTGCGGAAGTGACGTTCAAGGTcgtcaaaaataataaagattatAGTGCTACCGACGTAGTTAATAACATAGGTAATCAATTGATCGAATGACTAGATCGCGGATGCTTATtcgtttatgaaaatttaaagatgcaaaaatgtaaataatatgcaaaaatatataaactattcgaaatttaatatttggcAGGTGAAAACAATTTCTCTGTTTAGGTCCTATTTCTTTTGttgtattcataaaaatatgaatttgcataaacatctaCTGTCTACTAGTGAACTAATAATCTCTAATAATCATAGAGTAATAAATCGCTAAATTAATCAACTGTATATTTTCAGACGACATACGTGGGaagttgaaaaattctttGGGTGTTGAGGTGATTCGTGCAGGCATAGGTGACAAGGTTCATCTTAAAACATATCTAGAACATAATATTTGCAATTATActgtttaaattaattataggATCACTCAATTGTAGAAAGATCAGAATCATAaacgtgattctttgcttatTTTAAACAGTGCATTCAAATACTTCGATAAGAGAATATTCtatgaaaacaaaaattaatatatttttttatttaaagatcAAGCTACCCGCAACGCTGGAAGTTGTTAAAAAAGCAGAAATGAGTTCGACTGTGTTCGGAGCAATAGTAACTGCAGGCGTCATAGCCATTGTAGCTGCAGTAGTCACATTGATAATCGCTCGTCGACACGCTAAAGCTGGAGCTAAATTGGCAGGACTAACTACACCTGATCCGGAAGCATCGAAGGACTACCAAGATTTATGTAGAGCAAGGATGCATGCTAAACAACCGGCAGATAAACCAGAATCACCGCGAATTACGAATTTAAGCAGGGAAAATGAGTCAAATAATTCGCCATCGAATCGATCTAGCACATCCTCTTGGGGAGAAGAACCGGCTCCTTCGAATATGGACATATCAACCGGACAAATGGTTCTAGTAAgtcgatataatatttttatagatgtTTTAAAGCAAGATAATGACACAAAACTGAGATTATTCCTTAACTACGGacattcatatttttgttattaccacaaatgtacaatttgttatatattattgttttatttattaaatttctgtgttataaaaattaataacatacTCGTAAATGTACTAATATGATTATAGTAAATGC encodes:
- the LOC126864770 gene encoding receptor-type tyrosine-protein phosphatase N2, translating into MGRKQWWRGGSVLLVLFILHHVILGDGDVGCLFSKSLCDPRTETCYNDLAFGKCLPLYTDLNDEDYYQYNFNVDELELLRMQLERLQVDEYKWSHPYTQCIMQMTLYNLRYWENYDLRLCQHLKQRTHFENKNEIDQAKVPTIAIVKFTPNNGKFNSQFANELYYPPGTQNQYFPDSFYNDEFSRSPYKEQFREIDSQFYKPRYNPNSHNDYDSSMNEKDYEENYDESNLRKNPTTFDGVVERLSRTRRQPPLYNLQEYNNNAMESFENALKERISKKLSDLEFLIKDESEDYSDKKEVADEGPNVEYETVFSEKYKPRKFSETPDENERFLENVKHNSKDNYDSDDYDDVNDEEIVPQKDGSSMENGIYTEGGLIQAGDKANVDTDENAYNLFADDISELLRKHGLAGFKRGDVKKPGPPFSTNNYAFKIPSPSISENENRSDSIETEQDNNVLLTPYVKKEVKQQTDSKSYNVDLDHVYVEFQKPFHRWSEGEHVVEEVEKLLGLSSGSLKDIRVGRAEVTFKVVKNNKDYSATDVVNNIDDIRGKLKNSLGVEVIRAGIGDKIKLPATLEVVKKAEMSSTVFGAIVTAGVIAIVAAVVTLIIARRHAKAGAKLAGLTTPDPEASKDYQDLCRARMHAKQPADKPESPRITNLSRENESNNSPSNRSSTSSWGEEPAPSNMDISTGQMVLSYMEDHLKNKDRLDQEWAALCAYEVDPSSTEIAQSEANAKCNRPGAAIPYDHSRVILNDLANVNNSDYINASTITDHDPRNPAYIATQGPLPETTADFWQLVWEQGSVVIVMLTRLTEEGIAMCHRYWPEEGSELYHIYEVHLVSEHFWCDDYLVRSFYLKNLRTGETRTVTQFHFLSWPENGVPHSIKALLEFRRKINKSYKGRSCPIVVHCSDGAGRTGTYCLIDMVLNRMMKGAKEIDIAATLEHIRDQRPDMVATKQQFKFVLMAVAEEVHAILKALPVPSTEKSLPGNNSSTKQDQ